A region of the Coriobacteriia bacterium genome:
TGCCTGAGTTGCCACAAGACGGTCGGTATCGAGTTCTGATGCGCCTCACGTATCCGATCGCGTAGCGGAAAAGGAGCGTTCGTGCCCAGGATCTCCCTGTCCGGCTTCACCGACCCGGCGCGCCGCCCGCGCTACATCATCTGGACCGGCGCGCTCGTCCTCGGGTTCGCCGCGTTCGTGGTCGTCGCGATGGGTGTGACGTCGACCCGCTGGTTCTGCTCCAACGCGTGCCACAAGGTCCAGGACGACACGATCATCGCGTACGGGCGCTCGACCCACAGCAACGTCTCGTGCATGGCCTGTCACATGCCGGTGAACGCCGATCCGATCACGTTCACGCTGCACAAGGCCAAGGCCCTCGGCGAGCTCTACCTCACCGTGACGAATCGGTACGAGCTTCCGCTCAACCCCGGCTCGCACCTTGCGATGGACGGGGAGCACATGCCCTCCGAGCAGTGCACGCAGTGCCATTCCATGGGAACGAGGCGCGTCACCCCCACCAAGGGCATCATCATCGACCACGACGCGCACATCGAGGAGGGCGTGACGTGCACGACGTGCCACAACCGCGTGGCGCACAAGGAGGACTTCGAGCTCACGCTGAAGGACCCGCGGTCGGGCGAGCCCAACCGCAAGCACCCCGACTTCATGAAGATGGACTCGTGCTTCCGCTGTCACAGCCAAGCCGACGCCGAGCGGCCGCCGGGCGACTGCCTGGCGTGCCATCCGAAGGACTTCGAGCTCAAGCCCGCCAATCACGATCCCGCCAACTTCGTGCGCGACCCGGGGGAGGGCCGCGCCGTGCACGCGGTCATGGGCGCGGAGGACGCGGCCCGCGTAGCGAGCGCCACGGCGGACGCGCACGGTGAAGAGGTGCGTCCCGCCGTCAGCGAGCGCGACGGGGAAGGCCTCGACATCCTTCCGCTGTCCGAGGTCAGCTACTGCGGCACGTGCCACGACAAGCAGGAGTTCTGCAACGACTGCCACGGCGTCGAGATGCCCCATCCCGCCGGCTTCGAGAAGGGGCACGGTGAGGCCGGCAAGAAGAGCCCCGACGTCTGCGCCAACTGCCACACCTCCGAAGGCAGGGTCACGGCGACGAGCACGGAGTTCTGCAACGCCTGCCATCACAAGGACGGCGA
Encoded here:
- a CDS encoding NapC/NirT family cytochrome c, which encodes MPRISLSGFTDPARRPRYIIWTGALVLGFAAFVVVAMGVTSTRWFCSNACHKVQDDTIIAYGRSTHSNVSCMACHMPVNADPITFTLHKAKALGELYLTVTNRYELPLNPGSHLAMDGEHMPSEQCTQCHSMGTRRVTPTKGIIIDHDAHIEEGVTCTTCHNRVAHKEDFELTLKDPRSGEPNRKHPDFMKMDSCFRCHSQADAERPPGDCLACHPKDFELKPANHDPANFVRDPGEGRAVHAVMGAEDAARVASATADAHGEEVRPAVSERDGEGLDILPLSEVSYCGTCHDKQEFCNDCHGVEMPHPAGFEKGHGEAGKKSPDVCANCHTSEGRVTATSTEFCNACHHKDGDPTKPWIPQHFVPVRAKGASACFDCHDPVFCARCHVRGIQ